A window of Lawsonia intracellularis PHE/MN1-00 genomic DNA:
ACCACCTGTTCTTCGATTTATAGTAGGAGATATGGTCCGTTATCGGTTGACCAGTGCAGAAGCTTTGGAGACGTCGTTGATTGTTCAACGATATCAGCAAGCCATAGCATGGCTTATAAAGGTTTCTCAAGGGGAGATTGTACTGCCTTTACCTACAGTGAATAGTGAAGAGCAAATGGTCGTCATTGACGCTGGTACAAGGCTTTGGAAGGTCACAGGAGCACGGTATAAGAAAGCTCAAGAGACACCATTACCAGCAAGATTGACTATATGAGCATAGCATATATGGAGTCTATATGTTGTCACAGATAGAAGATGCAATGATTACTTGTATCACCAAGGCACAGTTACCATATTTGCGATTTGTGGGTTCATATGGTGGCGAGTTTGATGGAGAAGTTCCTCATGTTGTGCGCTCACTTCCAGGTATATGGCTAGCTTTCAAAGGAGAGAGTGCACCAGTTGCTGTAGATGTAACGCATGAGCGATACAAAGTAGAAGCACGGTTATTGTTGCTTGTAGCAGCTCGAGGCATCCGTAATGAGGCAGATAGCCGTCATAGTACAAAGATCCATGTAGGAACATATCAA
This region includes:
- a CDS encoding gp436 family protein produces the protein MYVQYKDLQTQFGEAEMLALCGDEDGNIDMPRLTEVINQASSEADSYLGKRYIVPVEPVPPVLRFIVGDMVRYRLTSAEALETSLIVQRYQQAIAWLIKVSQGEIVLPLPTVNSEEQMVVIDAGTRLWKVTGARYKKAQETPLPARLTI